A stretch of Ipomoea triloba cultivar NCNSP0323 chromosome 11, ASM357664v1 DNA encodes these proteins:
- the LOC115997143 gene encoding uncharacterized protein LOC115997143, with product MAEILEFQYAYFITGAEIIRIKIPMTSNSFKPEVKLVFSNPSQPLPLAMGLFSHNHIVYMVGGFYGRKAVAVGVDSPKDVDMDVVDSPKDVDMDVVGVDSPKDDDVDDDDVEYVDRVYMFDPTKFDEIPLENIETLKNLTCEHMVYPKVIRAEDRIYLLSQRDFFYCHFDMIRYAFHFQYFDPNKNLFTTLPPPPVLTDHKMSIARLGARCHFFLRGYIYVFITDTKTCFQTSKFNTINLQWEDCKSMVDKFKEKTIPFPFLHAGDMGISNELVDNTWILVALNGGALPIAYCVHLSDKGDIDPISHRVLAELYTSGVDMYGSRYDWKQLADMGGGRFCVMCCALDAYFLIYGFEIDFEREHTIQNFKTKESSSCIIFKMEFNHNYPIPLMRSLTGFCIASAPPPLASPDNEDQDKNEDQDKNDRKSKRKRGSRASSPPPPPAPLSLQ from the exons aTGGCGGAAATCTTAGAATTCCAATATGCTTATTTCATTACCGGAGCAGAAATAATTCGGATTAAAATCCCTATGACATCTAATAGTTTTAAACCCGAAGTCAAGCTTGTGTTCTCTAATCCATCTCAACCTCTTCCATTAGCTATGGGACTCTTTAGCCACAATCACATTGTATATATGGTTGGGGGCTTCTATGGCCGTAAGGCTGTGGCTGTGGGCGTGGACAGCCCTAAGGATGTGGATATGGATGTGGTGGACAGCCCTAAGGATGTGGATATGGATGTGGTGGGTGTGGACAGCCCTAAGGATGACGatgtggatgatgatgatgttgaatATGTCGATCGTGTTTACATGTTTGATCCAACCAAGTTCGATGAAATTCCGCTTGAAAATATTGAAACACTTAAGAACTTAACATGTGAACACATGGTGTATCCTAAAGTCATTCGAGCTGAGGATCGGATTTACCTGTTGTCACAGcgtgattttttttattgtcaTTTTGACATGATCAGATACGCCTTCCATTTTCAATACTTTGATCCAAACAAGAATTTGTTTACAACCCTGCCACCCCCACCCGTCCTAACTGATCATAAAATGTCCATTGCTCGTCTTGGTGCACGGTGTCATTTTTTCCTTAgaggttatatatatgtgtttattaCAGACACTAAGACTTGTTTTCAAACATCTAAGTTCAACACCATAAATTTACAATGGGAGGATTGCAAGTCCATGGTGGACAAATTTAAAGAGAAAACTATTCCTTTTCCCTTCTTACATGCTGGCGATATGGGGATTTCGAATGAATTGGTTGATAACACTTGGATTCTAGTCGCCCTTAATGGTGGTGCTCTGCCCATCGCATATTGTGTTCACCTTAGTGACAAGGGTGATATTGATCCTATATCTCATAGGGTTCTAGCTGAACTTTATACTTCGGGTGTTGATATGTATGGCTCAAGATATGATTGGAAACAATTAGCTGATATGGGAGGTGGAAGGTTTTGTGTGATGTGCTGTGCTTTAGATGCTTATTTTTTGATATACGGCTTCGAAATTGATTTTGAACGTGAACACaccattcaaaattttaaaactaaagAGAGTTCGTCatgtattattttcaaaatggaatTCAATCATAATTACCCCATCCCTTTGATGCGTTCACTTACCGGTTTCTGTATAGC ctctgctcctcctcctcttgcaTCTCCCGACAATGAAGACCAAGACAAGAATGAAGACCAAGACAAGAATGATAGGAAGAGTAAGAGAAAAAGGGGGAGTAGAGCCagctctcctcctcctcctccggcGCCGCTGA GCTTGCAGTGA